GGTTCCGCGAGGAAGGCCCCGTCTACCGCCTCGCGGCGGGGCCGCGGGATCTCGTCGTCGTCAGCGATCCCGCCGTTGCCAGGCACGTGCTGCGTGGGTACGGTTCGAGGTACGAGAAGGGGCTCGTCGCCGAGGTTTCCGAGTTCCTCTTCGGCTCCGGGTTCGCCATCGCCGAGGGCGCTCTCTGGAcggtgctctctctctctctctctgtctctcttcGTGTTCTGGACTAATGCTGTTTTTGAGGGGATGGCTAAGTGACTATCCTATAGTAGTATAGTGCTGTGAAATGTTCCTGATTGGCTTAAACCTGCAAAAATTATAGCGGATTATGTCGTTGTAGTAAATCCTTAGAATTTGGTTATTTTTAGATTGAGTTACCAAAGGATGTGGGCCATTCGATTGTTTGTTAAGCGGTAATTGTGGAGTAGTTAGAGTTTTTGACATTACCCCGTGATTCCTTTATGgctgtcctttttttttctggataaTCTATTCTGTATTGATGTGCTGGTGGTTCATAGCATAGCATCCTAGGGATTTGGAAATAAATACCTAACTTTTTACCGCTCCCAGAAGATATTGCCTCTGGTCCTCACTTGATAAGGATAGAAATTTAGGTATGGAGTGAATTTTGCATAGTTAGGTGAAGTTAACAGTTTTCCTCTAACTTTGTAATTTGGTTGTTTTAAGCTGTTTGATGTAGCCATTTAGTTTCTCGTATGTGTTGAAGAAATTTCCCTGCATTTTGAATTGGATAGGACACACGAAGGTATTGCCTTGCAATGTTATTAGATCTTATGTAATGTTATCAGAAGTCAATGTTATTACCCATTTAGTATTACAGTAGCTTCTCACAAGCTATTAACAGAATATAGGTGCTCCTGTGGACATGAGGATATTCTGTAGTGTACTAGAGTAGTATTTCATTTTGTAGCTGGAACAGTGAAactagtataaaaaaatatgaaaacaaaaaGGTGATTGTGGGTTGGTTCTGAAAGGTGAAAGGTTCCTATATCTAATTCACATGGTTTGGTGTTTTCTTACAATCCCTTGTTTGCCCCTTACCTTTTTATGTGCTACTTACCTAATTGATAATCTCTTGTTCAACTTACACTTGTTTTGGTATCTGTTCAGGTGAGACGTCGATCAGTTGTACCATCTCTACACAAACGATTTCTCTCGGTGATGGTTGACAGAGTTTTTTGTAAATGTGCTGAGAGATTAGTGGAGAAGCTTGAGACATCTGCTTTAAGTGGCAAACCTGTAAATATGGAAGCAAGGTTCTCTCAAATGACTTTAGATGTGATTGGTTTGTCCTTGTTCAATTACAATTTTGATTCCCTCACATCAGATAGCCCTGTTATTGATGCTGTTTACACTGCACTCAAGGAAGCAGAACTTCGTTCTACAGATCTTTTACCATACTGGAAGGTAATGTTCCTTTTGCCAtgttattttctaaaaaatccAATTATGGTTGGCCTATCTAACTTCTAGTGAGACGAAATTGCTGACTGATGTCGCTGACTGATGTCTGATGTAGCCCTTGTTTGTTCTTGATAGATTGATTTGCTGTGCAAGATTGTTCCTAGACAAATAAAAGCAGAAAAGGCAGTTAACATCATCAGGAATACCGTTGAGGACCTAATTACCAAATGCAAGAAGATTGTAGATGCTGAGAATGAACAAATTGAGGGTGAGGAATATGTAAATGAGGCAGACCCTAGCATCCTGCGATTCCTACTTGCTAGCCGTGAAGAGGTACTTTGACTAATCTAAAGCCTTGATGTTGTTTTACAGCAATTGTAGTCTTCATTGATTTTTGTACTAGTAGGAAGCTATTCCCTCATTTCATAGAATTTTGTGACATGGACTTATTATTGATTTTTGAATCTTATAAGACAGTTTCCATGCACAGTTCCTTTGTTTTTGTGGGTAATACTTTCACGGAATCCACAAAGCTTTTGTTTCAAACTAATGATGCATTTGAATGGAACTTCCTATTAATACTCTTTTTCACTATctcacatgcatgcatcttGCTTTTGACTTGTTTTACTGCCGTTACCTAACATGCTTTTCTTTATGCGGTCCAGGTAACCAGTGTGCAGTTACGTGATGATCTATTGTCAATGTTAGTTGCTGGTCATGAAACAACAGGCTCTGTACTGACGTGGACTATTTATCTTCTCAGTAAGGTACTCCCTTATTGCTTGCGCCTTGCGCTAATGATTTAACAAGTAAAACGTTACTTAAGATAAGCTATCCCTTAACTATATGTTGACTACTCAGTATTGCACTACTGAAGGATCCAGCAGCGCTGAGGAGAGCTCAAGCAGAGGTTGACCGTGTTCTACAAGGTAGACTCCCCAGATATGAAGATCTAAAAGAGCTGAAGTACTTGATGCGCTGTATAAATGAGTCTATGCGGCTTTATCCACACCCACCTGTACATTCCTTGTGCTTAGTCAACCAACTTCAGAGTTAGTTTAGGTTACTCAAGGGCTTCTTGTTAACAGGTGTTGATACGGCGAGCCATAGTTGATGATGTGCTTCCCGGAAACTATAAGATCAAAGCTGGTCAAGATATTATGATTTCAGTGTACAATATACACAGGTCACCTGAGGTACGTTTTCCATCTGAATATTGGAGCACATGCATTATTGATTGGCGTTTTTTAAGCTCTTTATGCCAATTGTTTAGAGAAAGTACCATATCTATGTCCAGCATATTTGTGAAATGTAGATTTTCTTTAGCAGCGCATTGCAGGGTTATCTGCTCACTAGTTGAAATGGTGTGACTGGCAATGAAATTTATGTCACAGTGAATAAGCAATCATTCTGCTGTCTTTATGATATTGTCATCCTCTTAGCAATGTCTGAACGACCATAACATTATACATTGTTACAATTGATTGTTTGTTCCTTATGCAAAGGTTTGGGACAGAGCTGATGATTTTATTCCTGAGAGATTTGATTTAGAGGGACCTGTTCCAAATGAGACAAACACTGAATACAGGTCATCTTGAGATATTTTTTTAACCTGTTTTTACAACGTGTCCACTTATCATCGAACTGACTTTAAATCATctggacacacacacacacacacacacacacacacacacacacacacaaattaaaCTATGCTGCCTTTCTGTCACTTCTCTTTTTCAGATTTATCCCATTCAGTGGAGGTCCTCGGAAATGTGTTGGAGATCAGTTTGCTCTCTTGGAAGCAATTGTGGCACTTGCTGTTGTGTTGCAGAAGATGGACATTGAGCTTGTGCCAGATCAAAAAATTAACATGACTACTGGGGCCACAATTCATACAACCAATGTAAGTGTTCCACTGTCAATGCTTATGACTGCTAGCAGATGGCATTAAATGTTGAAATATAACAAATACTAAACCACTTACCtgtctactactccctccgtttcacaatgtaagtcattctagcatttttcacattcatattgatgttaatgaatcctgtctagattcattaacattaatatgaatgtgggaaatgatgacaagattcattaacatcaatatgaatgtggaaaatgctagaatgacttacattgtaaaacggaggaagtaggaaaGAACCTAGAACGAGATAATTATCGTCACACTTGTAAAGGGCACATGATCTGAGTTTATAATTTGTCTAGATCAGCTTTAGAGTTTAGAAGTAGTCACTTTTCCTGCATATTTCACCATACCACTCCTcgcccaaaataaataaataaatatataaaaactaGTTGAAACTTGGTCGAGGAAATTGGAAAATCTGGTCATGTTGCAATTGGAACTATTGCATATAGTCACTGTAAGTTGCCAGCTTCTACCTGAATGGGCAGACGGGATGCTGGAAATGAAGAAATATTTGCTTCAATTGACAGCAGAACTCAATCCTCCCATCTTATTCAGATCTGAAAAATACACTAAAATACTCTTCTTTCTCGCAGGGCCTGTATATGAATGTAAGTCTGCGTAAAGTTGACAGGGAACCTGATTTTGCACTCAGGTACATATGCACCATGATGATTCATGAATGTTGCTTTAATGTATCAGTTAATCCGTTTCAAGCCCAAATTTTACTAGGTGGTCGTTGTACATACTTTCCATAGTTTAACATACTATCATTTTCCTCTTTCAGTGGGTCCAGATGAACGGAAGGAAACAGCTTCAAAGCAGAAAAGCAAAAGATGTACATCGACACACATGAGATGTAATCTACAAGTTTAAATTTATTGCTTGTCTAGTTTAGCTGTCTGAATATCTGCCTTTTTGTGCACAGGTGGTAAATATCGGCGTACAGGTTGACGAAGCTCGAAAGCATGGATATAATTCGTTTATTGTTTATGGATATACGTTGTATGCTTATATATCCCCGAGAATCTGGTCCGCAATGCCCGTTCTATAGCGTAGAAAGCCGATATTTAAGAGGCCCAATTGCGTGAACAATTTCATCAAGAGAAAGTTAGGCGCATAGAACTTTCGGCCACAAAaggcctatatatatatgtgagtaATATCATTTCGGTTACTTTAGGCTGGTACTGCGCGCATAAGCTGTTGCGTGGGCTTAACGAACTAAACTAAAGACCAGGCCTTTAAGCAACCCATTTAAATGATCTTGTCATGGGCTCATGGCCGGTATCAGGTGAGCCCACGTATAGCCCATAAAGAACGGCCCACTCAAGCAAAATCAGCACCATCCACAGTCCGTTTTACAATCATCAGGCCCGTTATGGCCCTGTATATTCGAACTACAAGCCCATCATGGGCCCAACTTTGGCCCTTATATTTGAAGAAGAAGCCCATTATGGAAATCAGAGACCCACATTTGGCCCATTTATGATCCGTTCAAACCCATATATTCACCGAAGTAGGCCCATGTTGATAACCCATTTCCGGCCCATATTGGAGCGTTTAGGCCCACTTACGGCCCATTGGCGGTGTGTTGGAATATGTAGGCCCATTAACAGAGTTTTGTACGACTGTTTTGCGGTtggaataagatcactttgactccctcaactgaccaccgaatctaaatcgtatccctcaaccgcaataccagaaatcttgaccCCCCGAACTTGTAAAACCGGTGCAATCtgactcccttggtggttttggatggcggtttcgctgacgtggcgcacacgtggcagtgttgacctggtctttgttccacgtggcattgacgtggcgtttatgtggcattaaaataaaaaaatatatgcggggcccatttatcattcacacaaaaaaaattgtgggacccactgacatgtgggtcccacatgtcatcttctctctcactatccttcttcctcctctctcccttatttctctctctctctccccttgacAAGAGCCGATGGCAGGCGAGGGCTCGGTGGCGGCATCAGCGAGTGGGTGCCGGAGTGGTGGCTGCGGTGGGCGGTGGACCTCGGGCGACGTGCGACGGAATGCGTCGGGGGAGATGGGAGCACGCTCCCAGCCACCGCTCCTCGTCCCCACTCTGTGTCGAGGGCAATGAGGTGggcagcggccgcggcgtcgacgGTGAGGTGGGCGGTGGCCGCAGTGGAAAGGGAGCAATAGCTCGCACGCCCCAACGCGCGGCGGCAGACTGGCCTTGAGCGCTCCAGCGTCGACCTGGCCATGATGCGGAGCAGCGActggagctcctcctcctccgacacGTGCCCCTCCCCGACCACGTCCGCCGCGAGACCGCCCCCTTCTTCCTCTTGGACTTGCCGCCAGCCGTGCCCGCGGCGGCCTCACGGAGGCTCGAGAAGTTGGCGGCAAGAGCAGGGGGCTCGGTGGCCGCCAGGGTGGCAGCGTTCTCGCGCTCCTCCACCTCTTCCTTGGTGCGCTCAGTGTCCTCCGCCGCGCACATTCCTTCGTGCCACCGTGCCCGGCTCGCTCCCTCCCCGCCGCGGCTGCCTCGCGCCATCGTCGCCGGAATCATCCTGCTCGTTGCTGTTGTGCCCTCGCCGCCATGCCCTCGCTGAGCGGGCGCTCAAGGTGCCCTCGCCGCCATGCCCTCGCCCCGCCACCATCCCCATCTCCCGTGGCGCTAGCGCCGCTCCAGTCCCGGACCTGCCGAAGCCGAATCCTTGCTACtatgtcggtggcggcggcgcgaagaccGTCGGCTGCCACTCCGTccatcgcccgccgccgccgctccccactcACGAAGAGAAAGAGCGAGAgatagagaagggaggagggggaggaggaagaagggatagGAGAGGGTGACCtatgggatccacatgtcaagtgggtcccacaattttttttttgtgtgaatgacaaatgggtcccgcatatatttttttattttaatgccacataagcaccacgtcaatgccacgtagaACAAAGACCAAGTCAACACTACCACGTGTGcaccacatcagcgaaaccaccatccaaaaccaccaagggagtcacattgcaccggttttgcaaGTTCGAGGGTCAAGATTTCAGGTATTGCGGTTGAGGTatacgatttagattcggtggtcagttgagggagtcaaagtgatcttattccttTGCGGTTAGAAAAGGCCCATTAATGGCCGATTATCTCATCATATTGGGCCTACTAACCGTCCATGTTTACGAACTTGCCTTAGATCGGTCCAATATAGTTTTCCTGAAATATATGCCGTAAGACGACATAAAATACACTAATACTGTACAGTCGGTTGACCAGTGCAAGTTTAATGTACATCCTGTATCAATTTGCTCAATCTGCTGCAGCCAAATGTTGTGAAAACGGGTCATGCATGCGGTAAACAAATATTGAAACCAAATTAACAGCACAAAGTCCGACAACAGTCCATGTACAATGGTTATTGTGAAAAATCTCAAGTCCTAACAAATACATCACCAAGCAAAATACTTGAAGTTCTAAAATAATAAATCATGTACTCCATCTCCTattccaccccccccccccatacATTCCCCTTTCTATTCCAAGGTCCCTGACTCCGTCTTCTCTGCTCCTGCCTTTCCCTCGGATGAACATCACCTTACAATTGATAAAAGGAAATGTCATCTCTATAGAGAATGCAATTGAAAAGAATAACAAGCTAGCAAGTGTTTAGCTTCTTGCAAAAATTCCACTTATATTGTGTTAATATGGCCTGACATTTAGCATAAGTTTGCATGAGACATAATGGCCAAAGTAGTGTGATTTCAATTATGTGTCCAGTTTTGCTCATAAACAAGACCAAAAGCTAATGTGAAGATGGTTTCAAGGAAATAAACAATGCAAAGTTGACCTAGAAACTTGCCGGAGCACCTATGGGTGGCTGAATAGGTTATATATAGCTTTAGTTCGCAACATCAGTTGCAAGCTTGCTCCTTCTTTAGTGCCAAGATACGTAGTTCTCCATATTCTCTAAAAATGATAGAAATTCTCTAAATAAACAGTGCAAAGTTTGCCACGTCTAAAATAAAAGAGATTCTCTGAAAAAACAATGCAAAGTTTGCACCAAGAAACTTAGAGATACCTGTGTTAAATCATATGTACTTGTGTTGGAAAAGAGAACAACAGTAGCAATTACCAAGGTGCTCTCACTTCACTGCATTGGACATGGTTGATCATTTGTTCCAAACAGCACAGGGGGAAGTGACTTCTCCATGAATCAATTCTGCCAAGGTCTCCACCCCTACTGCCAGTTCCAGGACGGCAGTACCTATTCCAAAACATCAGAAGGTCAATCAGTTCCAGTGTTCCGCGCTGGTTACAAACACCACATGCAAAATTTAAATTGCCAGGACTGGGACAAGAAAAATTATGCTGGAAAAACATTTCTAGTCAACAAGACAAATGAAGTGGCAGAGATGTTTGCTCACCGGTTGCAGTTGACCTTTGTATTTGGACAAAAGCCAGTCCCCATCTTACTTGCAAGCTTCTCCTTGGTCATCATTGTGTCCTCTACCTCTGCCACCGCAGTTTTTACCCACTAAAGACAGCAGTCATGCTCATATTCAGAGTAATCAAAAGCACTTGTA
Above is a window of Oryza sativa Japonica Group chromosome 10, ASM3414082v1 DNA encoding:
- the LOC4349290 gene encoding carotene epsilon-monooxygenase, chloroplastic; amino-acid sequence: MAAAAAAAVPCVPFLCPPPPPLVSPRLRRGHVRLRLRPPRSSGGGGGGGAGGDEPPITTSWVSPDWLTALSRSVATRLGGGDDSGIPVASAKLDDVRDLLGGALFLPLFKWFREEGPVYRLAAGPRDLVVVSDPAVARHVLRGYGSRYEKGLVAEVSEFLFGSGFAIAEGALWTVRRRSVVPSLHKRFLSVMVDRVFCKCAERLVEKLETSALSGKPVNMEARFSQMTLDVIGLSLFNYNFDSLTSDSPVIDAVYTALKEAELRSTDLLPYWKIDLLCKIVPRQIKAEKAVNIIRNTVEDLITKCKKIVDAENEQIEGEEYVNEADPSILRFLLASREEVTSVQLRDDLLSMLVAGHETTGSVLTWTIYLLSKDPAALRRAQAEVDRVLQGRLPRYEDLKELKYLMRCINESMRLYPHPPVLIRRAIVDDVLPGNYKIKAGQDIMISVYNIHRSPEVWDRADDFIPERFDLEGPVPNETNTEYRFIPFSGGPRKCVGDQFALLEAIVALAVVLQKMDIELVPDQKINMTTGATIHTTNGLYMNVSLRKVDREPDFALSGSR